One Pirellulales bacterium genomic window, CTGCTCTCCGCGGAAAGCACGCTCGTGAAAATGGACCCCTGGAATCTGCAGGATCAGTCGGCATTCCAACAGGCGATCCACCCCGCTTGCCGGCAAGGAAGATTTCAGAATTGGCCGGTGATCAACGGCGGTTTCGTGGCGGGCACGAGCGCGGCGATGGCAGACTTCGGGCTAACTCGCTTTGCGCTCGATGCGCGAGAGGGCAAAGCCACCGATCAAGCGAGCCTTACCGCGCTGGGCAACTGGATTCGCGAATGGCCCGGATATCGGGTCGTGGGGGACGGCGAACCGTGGGTCTTCCACGGCCATTGGCTGGGCCAGAGCGACCGAGCCGCCGCTCTCGACGACGGCTTCGTCGTGGTTCGCTCGACTGGCGTGCCGTATCGAATGTTCCACCAATGGGAACGAACGGACTGTTTCGAACGGTTGCTAAAGAAGTTCGGCTGATCGCATCGTGTCACGGTCGGGAGACCGAGCGGCAACAGCGCAAAAGCAGCACCCTCACCCCGGCCCTCTCCCATCGAGGGCGAGGGAGAAGTCAAGCTGGCAGCCGAATCGGCATCTCGCGCACGCGCTGACCGGTGGCGCGCGACACGGCGTTGGCGATGGCGGGGGCGATGGCGATGAGCGGCGTTTCGCCGGCGCCGGCCGAAGGTAGGTCCGGGCGGTTGAGCAGATGGATGTCCAGCTCGGGGAGGTCGTCGATGCGCGGCACGCGGTATTTCGAAAACGCCGCGTTGAGCATTTTGCCGCCCTCGAATCGCATTTCTTCACGCAGCGCCGGGCCCAACCCCATGATCATCGCACCTTGCACTTGGGAGAGCAGATTGCCGGGGTTGATGATCGCTCCGCATTCGAACACCTGGCAGACCCGCGTCACGGCGATGCGGTTCCGCTCGCGGTCGATCTTCACTTCGGCGCAAGCCGCCACGAACGATCCCTTTTCCGTGCCGCAAGACAGGCCCACTCCGATGTTCGGGTCCTTCTGCTTCGCGCTGCTGGGCCAGTCGAATCGGTTTGTCGCTTCCTCCAGGACGGCCCGCAGGCGCGGGTCATCGA contains:
- a CDS encoding molybdopterin cofactor-binding domain-containing protein; this encodes TVWTSSQNPFGVRSELARAFSLAEDKVRVIVPDFGGGFGGKHSGEAAVEAARLAQAAGHPVSLRWTRPEEFTWAYFRPAGLIEVEAGLNANGTITSWHFININSGPSAMESPYRIAQKRSQSVQSEPPLRHGSYRGLAATANMFARECFMDELAAAAGRDPLEFRLAHLDDPRLRAVLEEATNRFDWPSSAKQKDPNIGVGLSCGTEKGSFVAACAEVKIDRERNRIAVTRVCQVFECGAIINPGNLLSQVQGAMIMGLGPALREEMRFEGGKMLNAAFSKYRVPRIDDLPELDIHLLNRPDLPSAGAGETPLIAIAPAIANAVSRATGQRVREMPIRLPA